In Montipora capricornis isolate CH-2021 chromosome 4, ASM3666992v2, whole genome shotgun sequence, a single genomic region encodes these proteins:
- the LOC138044393 gene encoding follistatin-related protein 5-like, translating into MLSSTFARFIVVAFVFCSFGDAYSHSQSKTTERVYVLGSEDIYIIEPESKTILFTIGADGLCTQSKRYPRKKCSFGDGILVRDDLIFLSDSPGNRVHIIDTRKGKVVETVATEGYPYDLYYLPWMEEVWVHSWTLSTFDVINVKGNLEKTHKAIKAHVKPGWTHGFMLADPEIKDGKSGYVSHLFNPGIHQLDLDSKSYKGFVNVSDLGCSGTLYFAYSSLNKHAFVQCYAYRTSVGLLEMDLTKEQVVRKWNVPGRPYASPDGRFILTLFAPVNETVDVLLDSKVHVLFISKEGSPAIQKHTLHIPSGVSELVYVKKTDQQDGYLAFISLLYSDKMAVLDLDQLESGSDAVSYIHGVGSVITDEHAVSRSMVLSGRWLLSPANANNTVAIIDTSTRKLHGIVMGVVGGDELIAIPPPLPPSLPSPTAAAERVWRSKGTAIIVFLSSLLKLML; encoded by the exons ATGCTCTCGTCTACATTTGCCCGCTTCATTGTTGTTGCTTTTG TTTTCTGCAGTTTTGGTGACGCATATTCGCATTCTCAAAGCAAGACAACCGAGAGAGTTTATGTCCTTGGATCAGAAGACATTTATATCATAGAACCGGAGAGCAAAACAATACTTTTCACGATCGGAGCTGACGGACTGTGCACACAATCAAAGCGATACCCAAG AAAAAAGTGTTCGTTTGGAGATGGGATACTGGTGAGAGACGATCTCATTTTCCTCAGTGATAGTCCCGGAAATCGCGTTCACATTATTGATACACGAAAAGGAAAG GTTGTAGAGACGGTGGCTACGGAAGGATATCCCTATGATTTATATTACTTACCATGGATGGAAGAGGTCTGGGTACACTCATGGACTCTATCTACCTTTGACGTCATTAATGTCAAGGGAAATCTGGAAAAGACTCATAAGGCCATCAAGGCGCATGTGAAGCCGG GATGGACCCATGGCTTCATGTTAGCTGACCCAGAAATCAAAGACGGCAAATCTGGTTACGTCAGTCACCTATTCAACCCAGGTATTCACCAACTTGACCTCGATAGCAAGTCGTACAAAGGCTTTGTGAACGTTTCCGACCTAGGTTGCAGCGGGACTTTGTATTTCGCTTACAGCTCGTTGAACAAACACGCCTTTGTCCAGTGCTACGCTTACCGCACATCTGTGGGTCTCTTAGAGATGGATCTTACCAAGGAACAGGTTGTTCGTAAGTGGAATGTCCCTGGAAGGCCATACGCTTCACCTGATGGCCGTTTCATCCTAACACTCTTCGCACCCGTCAACGAGACAGTAGACGTTCTTCTCGACAGTAAGGTCCATGTTCTGTTTATTTCCAAAGAGGGGAGCCCTGCAATTCAGAAACACACGCTACATATCCCCTCGGGTGTTAGTGAATTGGTTTATGTTAAGAAGACTGACCAACAAGATGGCTACCTTGCTTTTATCAGTCTCCTCTACAGCGACAAGATGGCTGTGTTAGATCTGGATCAGCTCGAATCTGGCAGCGATGCAGTGAGCTACATTCATGGCGTTGGAAGTGTGATTACCGATGAGCACGCAGTGTCACGTTCCATGGTTCTGTCAGGGCGTTGGCTTCTGTCCCCTGCCAATGCAAACAACACCGTCGCTATCATCGACACCTCCACCCGAAAGCTACATGGGATCGTAATGGGTGTGGTGGGAGGTGACGAGTTAATTGCTATTCCTCCCCCTCTGCCTCCGAGCCTGCCTTCACCAACTGCTGCCGCAGAGAGAGTCTGGCGTTCCAAAGGGACTGCGATCATTGTGTTTCTGTCCTCTCTTTTGAAATTGATGCTGTAG